A single window of Xiphophorus hellerii strain 12219 chromosome 12, Xiphophorus_hellerii-4.1, whole genome shotgun sequence DNA harbors:
- the LOC116730379 gene encoding putative defense protein Hdd11 — protein MLLLCLLTLQFLCIVDCYPNGAPTGACKDMMPQHAGVVPQMSPAPYTILTNMKRYLPGMPVTVTIIGPQYRGVLLEARREHFNDAYGSWKIPPPDTKFLQCSGNPQGAITHANTNLKSNTTVYTWIPHDIMHPVYFMATVAQQRTVYWINVRSNILPSEDLGGLKMATNASAGIAEENPLLLFLIYYLLIQILG, from the exons atgctgctgctctgtttgttaACCCTACAATTTCTTTGTATTGTGGACTGCTACCCCAATGGGGCTCCCACCGGTGCCTGTAAGGACATGATGCCTCAGCATGCAGGAGTTGTCCCTCAGATGTCACCAGCTCCGTACACCATTCTCACCAACATGAAGCGATATCTACCTGGCATGCCTGTTACCG TCACCATTATCGGACCGCAATACAGAGGGGTCCTTCTGGAAGCCCGAAGAGAACATTTCAATGATGCTTATGGAAGCTGGAAAATCCCTCCTCCAGACACCAAATTTCTCCAG TGCTCCGGAAATCCACAGGGTGCTATAACTCATGCCAACACCAACCTGAAGAGTAACACCACAGTCTACACCTGGATACCACATGACATTATGCACCCTGTGTATTTCAT ggCCACAGTGGCTCAGCAGCGCACCGTCTACTGGATAAATGTGAGGTCCAACATTCTGCCCAGTG agGACCTGGGTGGTCTTAAGATGGCAACGAATGCAAGTGCAGGAATTGCTGAAGAAAAccctcttcttctcttcttgaTATATTATTTGCTGATACAGATTCTTGGGTAA
- the LOC116730378 gene encoding melanopsin-A-like isoform X2: protein MEPEEAHSKRSLYSKVDVPDHAHYVVAFFVFVIGTLGITGNTLVMFAFYSNKKLRKLPNYFIMNLAVSDFLMAFTQSPIFFVNCLYKEWMFGDIGCKVYAFCGALFGISSMINLLAISIERYLAITRPLQTMQWGSKRRTIFAIFLIWFYSLAWSLAPLVGWSSYIPEGLMTSCTWDYVTYTTANRSYTMMLCCFVFFIPLGIIFFCYLRMFLSIRKTGREVERLGTQVRKTTLIQQRSIRSEWKLAKIAFVVVVVYVLSWSPYACVTLISWAGYANILSPYSKAVPAVIAKASTIYNPIIYAIIHNKYRMTLAEKVPCLWFLFPAPRKECLSYSISESSMRDSIISRQSNASCTHFINAMPKRFDTMLKDMEMEHLGRKSGGSFRNMSSYRQSDRGRSYKRPSEQKINKYTPEKQPPTMSDPLSTCDPDLVSNSLTIATLPLLVLTRRRSESATDEISNTCNDKSNIRDRLHSQKSSSFDSLNLGKKPYPEPKSPQGVPRIIVISPTSESSIISSNSVRFEDNIEAMENNVFVSLNFSTEVFEAVKLLS from the exons ATGGAGCCCGAGGAAGCGCACAGCAAGAGAAGCTTGTATAGCAAGGTTGATGTGCCCGACCATGCTCACTATGTCGTCGCTTTCTTCGTCTTTGTTATTGGGACACTTGGCATCACTGGGAATACCCTGGTTATGTTTGCTTTCTACAG CAACAAGAAGCTCCGTAAACTCCCGAACTACTTCATTATGAACTTGGCGGTGAGTGACTTCCTGATGGCGTTCACACAGTCGCCCATCTTCTTTGTCAACTGCCTCTACAAGGAATGGATGTTTGGAGACATTG GCTGTAAAGTCTATGCTTTCTGTGGTGCCCTTTTTGGTATTTCTTCCATGATAAACCTTCTGGCCATATCGATTGAACGGTATCTGGCCATCACCAGACCACTGCAGACAATGCAGTGGGGTTCAAAACGGAGAACGATTTTTGCCATCTTTCTCATCTGGTTTTATTCTTTGGCTTGGAGTCTGGCTCCTCTCGTTGGCTGGA GCTCCTATATTCCAGAGGGACTGATGACATCTTGCACATGGGATTATGTTACATATACAACAGCTAATAGGAGCTACACCATGATGCTctgctgttttgtcttttttatacCACTGGGAATCATCTTTTTCTGCTATCTTCGAATGTTTCTATCTATCCGAAAGACTGGCAG GGAGGTTGAACGTTTGGGCACTCAGGTCAGAAAAACCACTCTTATCCAACAAAGGTCCATCAGGAGTGAGTGGAAATTGGCAAAGATTGCCTTTGTTGTCGTTGTGGTGTATGTCCTCTCCTGGTCACCGTACGCCTGTGTCACATTGATTTCCTGGGCTGG CTATGCCAACATTTTATCGCCATACTCCAAGGCTGTCCCTGCAGTCATTGCAAAGGCATCAACAATCTATAACCCAATTATCTATGCCATTATACACAACAAATACAG GATGACTCTGGCAGAAAAGGTGCCCTGTCTGTGGTTTTTGTTTCCGGCTCCCAGAAAGGAATGCCTGTCCTACTCCATCAGCGAATCCTCTATGAGGGATTCCATCATCAGCAGACAGTCCAACGCTTCATGCACTCATTTTATTAATGCTATGCCCAAACGCTTTGATACG ATGTTGAAGGATATGGAGATGGAACATCTGGGGAGGAAATCAGGAGGTTCCTTCAGAAACATGTCATCATACAGGCAGTCGGACAGAGGCAGGTCCTATAAGAGGCCAtcagagcagaaaataaataaatacacaccaGAGAAG CAACCACCTACTATGAGTGATCCACTTAGCACCTGCGACCCTGACCTGGTTTCCAACTCTCTGACTATTGCTACTCTACCTTTACTCGTTCTTACCAGGAGGCGCAGTGAGAGTGCAACCGATGAGATTTCAAACACATGCAATGATAAAAGCAACATCAGGGATCGACTGCACAGCCAGAAGAGCAGCTCTTTTGATTCCCTGAATCTTGGGAAAAAACCCTACCCTGAACCAAAGTCTCCCCAGGGTGTTCCTCGCATAATTGTCATCAGTCCCACCTCTGAAAGCAGCATCATCAGCTCCAATAGTGTCCGATTCGAAGATAATATTGAAGCAATGGAAAACAATGTCTTTGTCAGTCTGAACTTTTCAACAGAAGTATTTGAGGCAGTGAAACTACTCTCTTGA
- the LOC116730378 gene encoding melanopsin-A-like isoform X1, with translation MEPEEAHSKRSLYSKVDVPDHAHYVVAFFVFVIGTLGITGNTLVMFAFYSNKKLRKLPNYFIMNLAVSDFLMAFTQSPIFFVNCLYKEWMFGDIGCKVYAFCGALFGISSMINLLAISIERYLAITRPLQTMQWGSKRRTIFAIFLIWFYSLAWSLAPLVGWSSYIPEGLMTSCTWDYVTYTTANRSYTMMLCCFVFFIPLGIIFFCYLRMFLSIRKTGREVERLGTQVRKTTLIQQRSIRSEWKLAKIAFVVVVVYVLSWSPYACVTLISWAGYANILSPYSKAVPAVIAKASTIYNPIIYAIIHNKYRMTLAEKVPCLWFLFPAPRKECLSYSISESSMRDSIISRQSNASCTHFINAMPKRFDTQMLKDMEMEHLGRKSGGSFRNMSSYRQSDRGRSYKRPSEQKINKYTPEKQPPTMSDPLSTCDPDLVSNSLTIATLPLLVLTRRRSESATDEISNTCNDKSNIRDRLHSQKSSSFDSLNLGKKPYPEPKSPQGVPRIIVISPTSESSIISSNSVRFEDNIEAMENNVFVSLNFSTEVFEAVKLLS, from the exons ATGGAGCCCGAGGAAGCGCACAGCAAGAGAAGCTTGTATAGCAAGGTTGATGTGCCCGACCATGCTCACTATGTCGTCGCTTTCTTCGTCTTTGTTATTGGGACACTTGGCATCACTGGGAATACCCTGGTTATGTTTGCTTTCTACAG CAACAAGAAGCTCCGTAAACTCCCGAACTACTTCATTATGAACTTGGCGGTGAGTGACTTCCTGATGGCGTTCACACAGTCGCCCATCTTCTTTGTCAACTGCCTCTACAAGGAATGGATGTTTGGAGACATTG GCTGTAAAGTCTATGCTTTCTGTGGTGCCCTTTTTGGTATTTCTTCCATGATAAACCTTCTGGCCATATCGATTGAACGGTATCTGGCCATCACCAGACCACTGCAGACAATGCAGTGGGGTTCAAAACGGAGAACGATTTTTGCCATCTTTCTCATCTGGTTTTATTCTTTGGCTTGGAGTCTGGCTCCTCTCGTTGGCTGGA GCTCCTATATTCCAGAGGGACTGATGACATCTTGCACATGGGATTATGTTACATATACAACAGCTAATAGGAGCTACACCATGATGCTctgctgttttgtcttttttatacCACTGGGAATCATCTTTTTCTGCTATCTTCGAATGTTTCTATCTATCCGAAAGACTGGCAG GGAGGTTGAACGTTTGGGCACTCAGGTCAGAAAAACCACTCTTATCCAACAAAGGTCCATCAGGAGTGAGTGGAAATTGGCAAAGATTGCCTTTGTTGTCGTTGTGGTGTATGTCCTCTCCTGGTCACCGTACGCCTGTGTCACATTGATTTCCTGGGCTGG CTATGCCAACATTTTATCGCCATACTCCAAGGCTGTCCCTGCAGTCATTGCAAAGGCATCAACAATCTATAACCCAATTATCTATGCCATTATACACAACAAATACAG GATGACTCTGGCAGAAAAGGTGCCCTGTCTGTGGTTTTTGTTTCCGGCTCCCAGAAAGGAATGCCTGTCCTACTCCATCAGCGAATCCTCTATGAGGGATTCCATCATCAGCAGACAGTCCAACGCTTCATGCACTCATTTTATTAATGCTATGCCCAAACGCTTTGATACG CAGATGTTGAAGGATATGGAGATGGAACATCTGGGGAGGAAATCAGGAGGTTCCTTCAGAAACATGTCATCATACAGGCAGTCGGACAGAGGCAGGTCCTATAAGAGGCCAtcagagcagaaaataaataaatacacaccaGAGAAG CAACCACCTACTATGAGTGATCCACTTAGCACCTGCGACCCTGACCTGGTTTCCAACTCTCTGACTATTGCTACTCTACCTTTACTCGTTCTTACCAGGAGGCGCAGTGAGAGTGCAACCGATGAGATTTCAAACACATGCAATGATAAAAGCAACATCAGGGATCGACTGCACAGCCAGAAGAGCAGCTCTTTTGATTCCCTGAATCTTGGGAAAAAACCCTACCCTGAACCAAAGTCTCCCCAGGGTGTTCCTCGCATAATTGTCATCAGTCCCACCTCTGAAAGCAGCATCATCAGCTCCAATAGTGTCCGATTCGAAGATAATATTGAAGCAATGGAAAACAATGTCTTTGTCAGTCTGAACTTTTCAACAGAAGTATTTGAGGCAGTGAAACTACTCTCTTGA